The region AAGTTTCTACTTGATTGGCGGTGTTGGCCAGCGTATGGCCGGAAAACAGGACAGATAATGCAATTATGGATGGAGACAATTTCATATTCGTCACCCCAGTTTGGATTGTTTCTGTGTCAGTTTCTGCTGCCAGAATGGTGTTGGGGTTGTCGCTTGCTGTGCAGTAATGGTGACCTTAGGCAGGGACAAACGCAGAACATCTCTGGCAGCGATACTTTGCTCTGGTGAGGCAAGACGGACGATCAGGCTATCTTGTTCTGGCGTAATACTTTTGATCGCAATCCCTTTTTCATTAAGACGCTGATACACGTAAAAGCCATCTGGCAATGCGGCACCTTCATAAGGCTTGATGTGTAGCATAGCATCGTCTTGGGAAAGACGTAGCGATTGGGACTGCGTTAAGGCAATAAGTGGCAGGGCAAGTAAGAGCAGTATGCGTCCTACTTTCTTGGGGGAAAGCTTAGGGAATAGCCAATGAATTGACACAGTTAGCTTCCTTTTTCTGCATTATTGGCGTTGGCATCACGTTTTTTACGCCAAAGTACAAAGAGCGATCCAAATAGGCCGATAAACAGTAGCGCGAGGGGCAGCATCATAAGGAAAAACATCAGTTCGTCTTCGTACTTTTGGAAGATCGTCGTTTTCCCCAAGGCAAAGCCCAGCGTAACCAGAATAAACACCCACAGGAACCCGCTCATCCAGTTGAAGAACTGAAAGCGCGCGTTGTTCAAGCCAGACAAACCTGCAATGGTCGGTAACAGCGTTCTTACAAAAGCCAGAAAACGACCAACTAAAAGTGCGGACAGGCCATGACGGTGGAAGAGTTGATGGGCACGTTGGTGATAGTGTGCGGGTAAGTGTGATAGCCAGCCCTGCACAACTCCTGTGTTACCAAGCCATTTCCCTTGTACATAGCTAGCCCAGCAGCCGAGGCTGGCGGCCGTCGTCAGTAGAAATATCGTAAAAGGGTAATTCATCGTACCTTTGGCGACGAGGACGCCGACCAAAATGAGTAAGCTATCACCGGGCAAGAACGCGGCGGGAAGCAGACCATTTTCAAGAAATATAATTAAAAACAACAAGATGTAGATGGTCCACACCAGCTTCGGGTCGGCTAAAATATCGAAATCCTGATGCCAGAGCGCGTTTAACAGTTCTTTGATTAATTCCATCCGGTATTCCTAATACTGCTGTTTCATTTTAGCCTTGGCGACAATCACGCTTCTGGACATGACAAGAGTGAATACAGTTTTATACCCGTCATATTTCACGTTATTTAGGGTATATCGGGGCACAGGATTATAGTTTTTTTGATGATCTCTGTTTGCTTCCGCCGATAGTGACGCTGGTGTCTGACTTGATGCTCGCTTCTCGCTGCGAACCTGATAAACAGGTGGCTTAGGGATTGTTTGGCCTTGGCAGACTTTACGCCCGAAGCGATGGATTAAGCGTAAGAAAGACGCGTTAACTGTAACAAAATAGGTGTTACTGAGACAGGGAAATATTACGACAACCGAGGCGATTTAGGGGGATTTTTCGAGGAAGAGTTGGGGTTTCTACGATATTTTACACTCGCTGACAGAAATCAACGTTTTCTGACCTTTTCTCTCGGGTTCAAAAATATGACCCCTCGTTTAAAACAAGGGGCGGAAAGCGTTTTAGGGTTTACCTGTGTGTATCTGGTCGAGGTGAACGACAGGATTTTCGGCGAACATGTAGCGATCGACATTAAACTCGAAATCATCCGTTGTGGCGCGAAATAGCATCTGTTTGGTATTTTCCAGATGTTGCCACATTGCCAGTTTTGCCGCGTATGGATCTTTGCGAATCAGTGCTTTAAGGATGCGATCGTGCTCTTCGCACCAGCTTTCAATGGATTTGTCGTCGATGTGCTCATGCAACTTACGCCAGTAGGGATTGTGAATCCGCTGGCTCCACATTTTCTCGACGATGGTTGCCATCGCGGAGTTTTGCGTCGCCAGCGCAACCTGAACGTGGAATTTGAGATCCCACTGAGAATCACGGAAGCGATCTTCCTGACGCGCATATTCCTGAATCTCCATCAGTTGAATGATGTCCTGACGGGTCACCTGCGTGGCCGCAAATTCAGCAATGTTACTTTCAATGAGCTGACGAGCCTGAAGTAGCTCAAATGGACCAGCCGCAACGAATTCAATATCGCCACTATTAATGAATGGATTCTTCTGCTGGTTGGAAATAACGTGAATACCTGAACCCTTGCGTACTTCAACGTACCCTTCGACTTCCAGCATGATGATAGCTTCACGCACTACGGTGCGACTGACGTTCATTTCTTCAGAAATATAACGTTCTGCCGGTAATTTTTCGCCGACCTGATACATACCGCTTTCGATACGCTGTTTTAATTCTGCGGCTAACTGCTGGTATAGCCGTCTGGGTTCAGTGAGTGCCATGATGATGTCTACTCTCGATAGATGACGGTCCATGTGCCACGTCAGGGCCTGAGTGTCTATCTCGTTAATCTTTGAGGGATGATTTGTTATACCACTTAATAATGGCAGTAACCAATATTGTGGTCACAGTTATTACAATGTGTGACTGGGGAGGTGGCTCACCCGGTATCCGATCATACCGGATGAGTCAGGATAATGCAGGGATTATCAGTGCTGGTTAGCTTCTTTCAATGTTTCAGCGGCGGCGGCGACTTCTGACGCGGGTTGGTTTTTCAACACTGTCCAGATGACGACAGCGCCCAACAGATCAAAGACTGCCAGTGCAGCAAACAGCGGGCTGAAGCCCATAGTATCGGCCAATGCACCGACCACTAATGCAAACATGGTGCTTGCCATCCAGGCCGCCATACCGGTCAAACCATTTGCCGTTGCGACTTCATTACGGCCAAATACGTCGGATGACAGGGTAATCAGCGCGCCAGACAGCGACTGGTGTGCGAAGCCACCGACGCACAGCAGTGCGATGGCAACATAAGGACTGGAGAACAGCCCGATCATACCGGGGCCAATCATCAGTACCGCACCCATGGTAACGACCAGCTTACGCGAAACGATCAGGTTCACTTTGAAATGCTTTTGGAACAGCATTGGCAAGTAGCCACCCAGGATGCAGCCGATATCGGCGAACAGCATTGGCATCCAGGCGAACATGGCAATTTCTTTCAGGTTAAAGCCGTAGGCCTTAAACATGAATAGCGGTATCCATGCGTTGAACGTGCCCCACGCGGGTTCAGCCAGAAAACGCGGCAGGGCGATACCCCAGAATTGGCGGTTACGCAGGATCTGCCAGGCAGACATTTTTTTCGCGTTATTGGTTTGGTGCTGTGCTTCCTGCCCGCTAAGAATATAGTCGCGCTCTTCGTCGCTAAGTTTTTTCTGATCTTTCGGGTGCTTATAGAAAACGAGCCAGCAAATGGCCCAGATCATGCTCAGGGCGCCAGTAATGATAAAGGCCATTTCCCAGCTGTGCGCCACAATGGCCCACACCACCAGCGGTGGAGCAATCATCGCGCCGATAGATGATCCCACATTGAAGTAACCGACCGCGACTGAACGCTCTTTTGCCGGGAACCACTCGCTACTGGCTTTCAGACCCGCAGGGATCATGGCCGCTTCGGCCATACCGACCGCGCCGCGGGCGATAGCCAGGCCACCCCAACTGTTTGCCAGCGCCGTTCCCATACAGAAGATCGCCCACAGAATGGCAAACATGGCATAGCCTATTTTTGTGCCGAGCAAATCCAGTACGTAGCCGGCGATGGGCTGCATAATGGTATAACAAGCTGAATAGGCAGCAACGATGTAAGAATACTGCTGTGTGGTGATATGCAATTGATCCTGTAGCGTCGGGGCAGCGACAGAAATTGCATTACGCGTCAGATATCCCAGCACGGTGCCAATGGTCACCAAGCCGATCATATACCAGCGTAATCCTTTGATTTTACGCATTTAACTTTCTCTCCGAGTCAATAAAAAACACAGTGGTGGCTCTTGAGTAGCGTCACGGTGTGAGGTGTCTTGTGATGTAATGCGACACGTTTTTTTGTTGTGCTGAACAGGAAAACCCTTCTCTTTGTGAGATAGCGATTGAATCCCTGCTTAAGGCAGCGCTACAATAATTTGTCATACAACTTTAAAAGTTGAGTGATATCACAAAACCATTATTTTTATGCGGAATAACGAATTATTTGTTTAAATAGAGAAGAGCCAGTCGTACAGGGCCATGAATGCTGAGTTATTGTACTGCTTTGTTACATTTTTGCGATCATGACCTCACAAATGCTGTGAGATATTGCGCATAATTGGTGTGATATCTTTTAACGACCAACCCATTTGGTGCACAAGAAGCACGGTAAGGAAGAAAACATGCCCCAGTTTCTGAGTGAAGATTTTCTGTTAGACACTGAATTTGCCCGCCGCCTTTATCATGAGTATGCCGTCGACCAACCGATATTTGACTACCACTGCCATTTACCGCCTGAGCAGATTGCGGAAAACTATCGCTTTAAAAATTTGTATGACATCTGGTTGAAGGGCGATCACTACAAGTGGCGTGCGATGCGCACCAACGGTGTGCCTGAGCGTTTGTGTACGGGTGATGCCAGCGATTGGGAAAAATTTGAAGCCTGGGCCGCTACCGTGCCGCACACCATCGGCAACCCGCTTTATCACTGGACACATCTGGAACTGCGTCGTCCGTTTGGCGTAACCGGTACGCTGCTGTCGCCAGACACGGCAAAAGATATTTGGGATCGTTGTAATGCGATGTTGGAACGCGATGACTTTACCGCGCGCGGCATCATGCAGCAGATGAACGTGAAAATGGTGGGTACGACAGACGATCCGATTGACGATCTGCGCCACCACAAAACCGTTGCTCAGGATTCAAGCTTCTCCATCAAGGTGCTGCCGAGCTGGCGTCCAGATAAAGCGTTCAACATCGAGTTGGCGACCTTCAACGACTATATGGCGAAATTGGGTGAAGTTTCTGACACCGACATTCGTCGTTTCAGCGATCTGCAAACGGCACTGACCAAGCGTCTGGATCACTTCGCGGCGCACGGTTGCAAAGTTTCTGACCATGCGCTGGATGTGGTGCTATTCGCTGAAGCGGATGACG is a window of Pectobacterium punjabense DNA encoding:
- the exuR gene encoding transcriptional regulator ExuR; this encodes MALTEPRRLYQQLAAELKQRIESGMYQVGEKLPAERYISEEMNVSRTVVREAIIMLEVEGYVEVRKGSGIHVISNQQKNPFINSGDIEFVAAGPFELLQARQLIESNIAEFAATQVTRQDIIQLMEIQEYARQEDRFRDSQWDLKFHVQVALATQNSAMATIVEKMWSQRIHNPYWRKLHEHIDDKSIESWCEEHDRILKALIRKDPYAAKLAMWQHLENTKQMLFRATTDDFEFNVDRYMFAENPVVHLDQIHTGKP
- a CDS encoding DedA family protein: MELIKELLNALWHQDFDILADPKLVWTIYILLFLIIFLENGLLPAAFLPGDSLLILVGVLVAKGTMNYPFTIFLLTTAASLGCWASYVQGKWLGNTGVVQGWLSHLPAHYHQRAHQLFHRHGLSALLVGRFLAFVRTLLPTIAGLSGLNNARFQFFNWMSGFLWVFILVTLGFALGKTTIFQKYEDELMFFLMMLPLALLFIGLFGSLFVLWRKKRDANANNAEKGS
- the uxaC gene encoding glucuronate isomerase, which encodes MPQFLSEDFLLDTEFARRLYHEYAVDQPIFDYHCHLPPEQIAENYRFKNLYDIWLKGDHYKWRAMRTNGVPERLCTGDASDWEKFEAWAATVPHTIGNPLYHWTHLELRRPFGVTGTLLSPDTAKDIWDRCNAMLERDDFTARGIMQQMNVKMVGTTDDPIDDLRHHKTVAQDSSFSIKVLPSWRPDKAFNIELATFNDYMAKLGEVSDTDIRRFSDLQTALTKRLDHFAAHGCKVSDHALDVVLFAEADDATLDNILARRLAGETLSEHEVAQFKTGVLVWLGAEYARRGWVQQYHIGALRNNNLRQFKLLGPDVGFDSINDRPLAQELSRLLSKQNEENLLPKTILYCLNPRDNEVLGTMIGNFQGEGMPGKMQFGSGWWFNDQKDGMQRQMTQLAQLGLLSRFVGMLTDSRSFLSYTRHEYFRRILCQMIGRWVEDGEAPADLPLLGEMVKNISFDNAKNYFAIEL
- a CDS encoding MFS transporter, with translation MRKIKGLRWYMIGLVTIGTVLGYLTRNAISVAAPTLQDQLHITTQQYSYIVAAYSACYTIMQPIAGYVLDLLGTKIGYAMFAILWAIFCMGTALANSWGGLAIARGAVGMAEAAMIPAGLKASSEWFPAKERSVAVGYFNVGSSIGAMIAPPLVVWAIVAHSWEMAFIITGALSMIWAICWLVFYKHPKDQKKLSDEERDYILSGQEAQHQTNNAKKMSAWQILRNRQFWGIALPRFLAEPAWGTFNAWIPLFMFKAYGFNLKEIAMFAWMPMLFADIGCILGGYLPMLFQKHFKVNLIVSRKLVVTMGAVLMIGPGMIGLFSSPYVAIALLCVGGFAHQSLSGALITLSSDVFGRNEVATANGLTGMAAWMASTMFALVVGALADTMGFSPLFAALAVFDLLGAVVIWTVLKNQPASEVAAAAETLKEANQH
- the mzrA gene encoding EnvZ/OmpR regulon moderator MzrA encodes the protein MSIHWLFPKLSPKKVGRILLLLALPLIALTQSQSLRLSQDDAMLHIKPYEGAALPDGFYVYQRLNEKGIAIKSITPEQDSLIVRLASPEQSIAARDVLRLSLPKVTITAQQATTPTPFWQQKLTQKQSKLG